In the genome of Coregonus clupeaformis isolate EN_2021a chromosome 1, ASM2061545v1, whole genome shotgun sequence, one region contains:
- the LOC121566841 gene encoding ataxin-7-like protein 3 isoform X1 — protein sequence MKMDEISMSSLDNSKLEGVAQDILSDLVEDACLGLCFEVHRAVKQGYFFLEDTDQESMRDFEIVDQPGVDVFGQVYNQWKNKECVCPNCSRSIAASRFAPHLEKCLGMGRNSSRIANRRIVTGNNTNNKSESDQEDNDDVNDNDWSYGAEKKAKKRKSDKNPNSPRRSKSFKHKSGMIGPRRRMDNQESPRMLMKDEAFPQ from the exons ATGAAAATGGATGAGATTTCGATGTCCAGCCTGGACAACAGCAAGCTGGAG GGCGTAGCTCAGGACATCCTGTCTGATCTGGTGGAGGATGCTTGTCTGGGCCTGTGCTTTGAGGTCCACCGGGCCGTCAAGCAGGGCTACTTTTTCCTGGAAGACACGGACCAAGAAAGCATGAGGGACTTTG AAATTGTGGACCAGCCAGGAGTGGATGTGTTCGGGCAGGTGTACAACCAGTGGAAGAACAAGGAGTGTGTCTGTCCCAACTGCAGCCGGAGCATCGCCGCGTCACGCTTTGCCCCGCACTTGGAGAAGTGCCTGGGCATGGGGCGCAACAGCAGCCGCATAGCCAACCGCAG AATAGTCACCGGCAACAACACTAACAATAAATCAGAGAGCGACCAGGAGGATAACGATGACGTCAATGATAACGACTGGTCTTACGGGGCGGAAAAGAAAG CGAAGAAGAGAAAATCAGATAAG AATCCAAACTCACCCAGGAGATCCAAATCATTTAAACATAAGAGTG GTATGATCGGCCCCAGACGGCGTATGGACAACCAGGAGAGCCCACGCATGCTGATGAAAGACGAGGCCTTCCctcagtga
- the LOC121566841 gene encoding ataxin-7-like protein 3 isoform X2 encodes MKMDEISMSSLDNSKLEGVAQDILSDLVEDACLGLCFEVHRAVKQGYFFLEDTDQESMRDFEIVDQPGVDVFGQVYNQWKNKECVCPNCSRSIAASRFAPHLEKCLGMGRNSSRIANRRIVTGNNTNNKSESDQEDNDDVNDNDWSYGAEKKAKKRKSDKNPVPQLYFKIQTHPGDPNHLNIRVV; translated from the exons ATGAAAATGGATGAGATTTCGATGTCCAGCCTGGACAACAGCAAGCTGGAG GGCGTAGCTCAGGACATCCTGTCTGATCTGGTGGAGGATGCTTGTCTGGGCCTGTGCTTTGAGGTCCACCGGGCCGTCAAGCAGGGCTACTTTTTCCTGGAAGACACGGACCAAGAAAGCATGAGGGACTTTG AAATTGTGGACCAGCCAGGAGTGGATGTGTTCGGGCAGGTGTACAACCAGTGGAAGAACAAGGAGTGTGTCTGTCCCAACTGCAGCCGGAGCATCGCCGCGTCACGCTTTGCCCCGCACTTGGAGAAGTGCCTGGGCATGGGGCGCAACAGCAGCCGCATAGCCAACCGCAG AATAGTCACCGGCAACAACACTAACAATAAATCAGAGAGCGACCAGGAGGATAACGATGACGTCAATGATAACGACTGGTCTTACGGGGCGGAAAAGAAAG CGAAGAAGAGAAAATCAGATAAG AATCCAGTGCCACAGCTGTATTTCAA AATCCAAACTCACCCAGGAGATCCAAATCATTTAAACATAAGAGTG GTATGA